DNA from Rosa rugosa chromosome 6, drRosRugo1.1, whole genome shotgun sequence:
CCAGCTTCAGTAAAATAAACATGCAGTTATATATATGAACTTCTTGATCAAAAACAGATGAGAGGACACACTTAATTATGCTTTATGTTGAGAGAAGTCTACATTCTAAGAGTTGTAGCCTATATATATAATACAGAGGATTTAAAATTCATGACCCAATCTCATATCTATTCCAAATGCATCAGAGCAAACAAACATAATGAGGTAAAAAATAGAGCCTTTAAACAAAGATTGCTGTCTAAGTTCAAATGTAAAGTAAGTTCAAAATTCATTACGAATCTCTACATATATGTCTGTACTTCCAGTTTTTTTGGTGAAAGGTCCAACCCAGGCTCACTATTTTCACTTGCCTCTGAATTTGTTTGCAATAGCTCCAGCCCAGGCTCTATCTTTATCACTATATGCATACCTCATGCTTGAAGCCAACAAGACAAATCCCTGTATTTTTTCATTTCCACTGTCACTTTGGTGCAAAACTTCCAGCAATGGTTCTACAATAAGCGAACGAGTCCCCTTGGGCAGCATCTCCCAGAGTCCAGAATCTTGATTGATCAAAATTGTAAAGTAAACAAAGTGGTATCGGAACCATAGCAATTAATTAAGATGCACTTGATCTGGATTGTATCACTCTAGCAAGCAGCATTATAGTTAGCCTCTCTTATTTCTTCTTCACCATCTACACATGCATTAAGTTAGAAATCTACATAGACCCACGCCAAGTAGATATTCAAGCATCATAGAAGCGCGCGCCtgcctcccaaaaaaaaaaaaaaaaaaaggaaaaacaataaaaagaccCTTGCAGGCAATATGTTATAATAGGTTTCAGTTGGACAGACTACTTCTTTTAAAGTTCTTCGGGCAAACCAAAAGCACAGAGAAAGTTGGACCTATGAAGTGACATATGGAATTTGCCGTACTATTCAGATTAAGAGTAACTATACAAGTCAAAAGGATCAAACAAGATCAGATCTTCAAATAATTAGAAATTGTTCttagttttgaatttgaatatcTATTGTCTTTCTAATATATGCATGGACAAAATTCTAATCTTCATGTGAGGCTATTTAATATCTGCAAAATTCCACAATTCTAACTACAATTACTTTCTGAAAGATATAAACAAATGTCATATGGACCTTCGATCGATCTTACGTACTCATGTTCATACGTATTATGTGAACATATCATGACATGAAAATTTTACACATTGAATTCTTTCGTTAACTTGCTCAAGAGTATAAAGAAACTACAGGTAGCAGCTTCCAGGAACTTGTTCGATCAAGGAGAAAAACCAATTCATGAGTAGAAGATCTGTGCTAATGAACAAAGCAAGGCTAACCAGTTATTTTATAAACAAGTCGAAGTTAAGGGACTCGCATCATATTGATTAATTATTATTCCTTCAATTCTTCTTTTTAGTAAGGAGATGCCTTTGTGACCCAATTATGGAGAATACACTAATTTAAAGGATCAGTTGGACCATTCCTACTGGAACGATTTCCTAGTTCTTATTGGAGATCGATaagttttcttattctttctttcttaggCTAGGTTTCCTAATATGTATGGGAAGGCGAAGATTCCTACGCCTTAAAGGAGTAGGACTGGAGGACAAGGAGTGCCAGACATCTATAAATAGAGGGACGGCTGGGCTTCTCATAATCTCACATCTAACAATTGCTTCGATCAATCTTCTCTTGGATTTCAAGCTCATGGACTCCTCAGACTGGGCAAAGCTGCAAAAGCACCCATTGGATTTAGTTTTAGAGAGATTAACATCACCATTAGATTATGTGAGGTTCAGTGCGGTTTGTATGTCATGGAATTCTGTAGCAGATGATAATCTAAGCAAACGCACAGCTCCAATGCTCTTGTCTTATACGGGTGAAGAAGAGACATGGAATTTATGCGACGTCGCGGATGATAAGGTTCTTGATTTGCAATTAGAGTTGCCGAACAAACGATTTTGTGGTTCTAGAGGATGGTTAATAACTATGGATGAGAATTTCATAGTGACTCTCATAAATCCTTTCTCTAGAGTTAATGGGAGGAGACCGAAAGAAAATTCTATTATCAACCTTCCTGCACTCTTGACTCGTGGGAAAAGGGTTAAGCAATGTGACTTCAATGTCTTCAAGGCTACAATTTCGGCGGATCCAATCTCAAATGCAAAGGATTGCATTGTTATGATCATATACGAGCCATCATGTCAACTGGCTTTTATCAGACTTAATAAAGACACTACGTGGACTTATATTGATTCACGACGTCGCATGATTGAAGATGTTCTTTATGTTGGAGATAAATTCTATGCTGTTGATTATAAAAGCCAACTCTTTTGTATTGACATTACTACTCAATTTGACGAGGAGGAAGATGTTATATTGGTTGCAGAAGAAGCATTTGAACAAGATAAGAGATATTTAGTCAAAAATTATCTGGTGGAACTAAGTGAGAATGAACTATTGATGGTTAAGAGGTATATGTTCTTTGGTCCTGGTCAACATGATTTCCGTATAACATTGAATTTCGAACTTTTCAAACTTGATCACGATAATTGTGAGTGGACCAAGATAAACACTTTAGGTGATGTTGCTCTCTTCATAGGGGATAGCTCTACAATATCAGTGTTGGCCTCAAGTTCTCTTGGATATCTGCCGAACTGCATATACTTCCTACATGATTGGGATCGTCAGAGAATTGATTTTGGGAGTCGTGGTCCACGTGATTTTGGTGTGTATAACATTGAAAGCAAAAAATTTTCACGGGATGTCACCACACATGCTGCGGCTCTAATGAAGATGAGCAATCGAACACCTATTTGGACACAATGGACTGTGTTGTAGAAAGAGAGAAGAACTACTTTgagcttttttcttttcctgactttttttttcctttagttTTCTTCTCTTAATTAGCTCTACTTATTCAATGGTACGGATGAATATCCATTTCCTAATTTCTGTATGTATAACATTTGAAAAGCTTATATGAGTGCATTATCCGTGCATTTGAAAATGTATAAATATTTTGTTAAAAAGTACCATCTAGTCTATTCTTAATTGAGTAATTTGCCGACAAGGTAAATTAAATGGGCTCAATCTTACTATCATGTGTAAAAGTCATAAGCAGATTTTCCATGCAGACGCATTGATGCcaactgttaatgtctaaaaaattaatgaaaattacaaaattgcCACCACAGCAAACTCACAAGTcggttttatttgttttattttaagaGCAATATACCAATAGACACAATCACACAAATCCCAATATTTTTCATTATGATAAAGAAACTATCATATCTTTAGGTGTTGAAGAAGAACTGAGAAAATTAAAATGAATAAACCCTTTAAAGAAGATAATATCATATGAACAATGAACTTGGTCCTTCACTAATGTTTGACATATGAACAATGAATATGCATAAGACACAAATATTTGTTCTCTAACATAGGCCAAACTCAAAAGAAATTTAGATGTAATTAAGACGCTCTCAAGACAATTCTTCTTAGATTTAAGATAACTACTAAATAATTGTaatcaatcaattcaaaagAGAAAGTTACATACCTCAAATTGTTAGAATCACAGAGCTTATTTCCTAAATTTCATCTCTCAGTTCATCTTCAAAACAAAAACTgtgcaattttctttttcatcttcaaaacaaaaattagtTGAATGGGTTTTAGTAGTCCGAGTGGGCTCTACTTATGGGAAAAACTTTGTTGATATTGTAGTTTGTGGTAATTTGTtataataaaaaacaaaaatgagcaACAGCTGATATAAATTCGTGTTTGATGGAATaagatttgtttcttttttctttcctctttcGGTCTGGGTTTGGTCTTATCTTTGGGTAGTTTTTAACGATTTATTAAGTGGATATCTCCGTAATTAGCCAAAAGTAAGAGACCTAATACCTGAACATAACAAATCATTAGCCCCTCATACCCGTGCAATGCACGTGTTATTGATGAATGAAAAAAGAATGCCGAAGTTTCTTTATCACCcacttcttcaattttttcatactcatgtttctttttttttagttcttagatgatttttttttggagtggttctattcagacctctcAATTTGGCATGTAGACATTCTTTAATGATAGAAAAATAGATACACAAGCAGACAGACTAGCCTTTGAGCCGTGCTTTTGCCCGAAGAAATAACTCGAgaactttgattttttttttccctcaaattTTAGTAACTAAAAAGAATAAAAGCTAGAAATTGAACTGCCCGCAATAATTTTTGGTTTaattggattgattgatttgattcaattaaacaaaattgaacttacaaaattaaacaaaattgaacttGTTCATCAGTTGATCTCTGACTCTCTGAGAGAAGTGGAGAAGGGAGAATTGGCTGAGCCACAGGCGGCGAGAGGAGGAGGAAGTGGGAGAGAGTGAGACTGTGAGAGACGATTTTCCAGTTGACCAGTTCGAAACTTCGAATAGGCCATAGACCCTAGTCGATGAGTGGACTAGTGTAGTCGGGAGAGCCGGCTGAACCGCAGGCGGCGAGAGGAGGAGGAAGTGGGAGAGAGTGACTGAGTGAGACTGTGACTctgtgagagagtgagagacgatAGACGATTCACTGGAGAGTGGAGATGACCCGTAGTCGATGAGTGGAGTGGGGAGTTGGTTCAGGTCGGCTACTGCGGGCTTCTATTGTCTGGACAAAcgccaattaaaaaaaaatgcatacatctaatttttttttgggcttcAAAATCTCGGACAGGCTCAAGCCCGTCCTAGTCTGTGCATGGATCCGCCAGTGGTTACGAAGAAGCCGTTTCACAGCAGCCGTTGCAAACCTCAACCCCATTTCTTATCTCGGTTAAGGCGCTCGGCCAACACAAGGCCGATGTCCATGATAAGGAGAAGTGAGGCTGTTGAAAATCATGTTATTTCTTGGCTTCTTGAATTTTGATCAATCTGACGTGATTTCATTTGAAACTGGATCAGGTAGTAGTTTGTTTCACCAAGGTCTAATGTGCTCATTTCATTGAGTAGTTATTTCCATAATTAGccaaaacaaatcaaagaaaTTCACTATGATCATGGTATTCTCTTTTAGCAGGATATTATTTGATAAGTGGGTTGCGCTTGATTTTGTCCAGAAATCCaaaccggaaaaaaaaaaaagagttgggTCTGATTATGTCCCAAGCTCCAAAACAAAACTTTTGAACCCAActcaaaatttttattttagtcTAGGTTCGAGCCCTTCAAAGTTTGCAAACAGGTAGCCGTATTTTAGTCAATGATTCTCAAACTATCCGGGCCATTAGGCCACCTTTAATCATGATCACCCTCTAAAACAAAATGAAgcttttccttttttcataGTTATCTCTGCATTTAActcacatgaaaaaaaaaaaaattaacaacaaaTAATCTATCAGAAAATTTGTTGAAATTATCTATGTTATTCATATTCAAATTAGAGTTTTGTATTCAGTCAAGCTGGAAAGTTTAACTTTACGTAAATTTATTATAAGACGAAAAATATCTACAAGAAATTATATACTTGAATCTGAAAGGTAGAGTTTGGCATAATAGTataaacaataacaataatTTAATCAGTCGTGTctaatttctcctattccgttcAAGTTGGactttaactctgacttttgaggggtaaaatggtcatttcaagacaaaaaaaaataaaaaaaaatcgtttttttttttttttttaatgtttcttcgttattattatttttttttgaattttattttgtcttcaacctatacaccacaagttataataggtttataaaaataaaaaaatactctaggtggttaaaagtcgctcgctggtctacgatatttgttatatatctccgataaagtgaagaattttaggatatatccccaataaagtgaagaaatatctgtaaaaaataattttacactttatctgtaaataaatatctgtatatccccaataaagtgaagaaatatctgtgtaaaatcatttttggtctacgatatttgtgatatatctccaataaagtgaagaattttaggatatatccctaataaagtgaagaaatatctgtaaaaaatgattttacactttatatgtaaatatctgtatatccccaataaagtgaagaaatatctgtttaaaatcattttttacagatatttatttacagataaagtgtaaaattatattttatagatatttcttcactttattggggatatatcctaaaattcttcactttatcagagatatatcacaaatatcgtagaccagcgagtgtgtaaaatcattttttacagatatttatttacagataaagtgtaaaattattttttacagatatttcttcactttattggggatatatcctaaaattcttcactttattgggtaaaaaagtgaaattgagagtttggggggtgaaatgatgacacccccaaacctcaggggggtaaactgtaattaatcattttaattttatttgacaTGATTTTCACATATACTTTTGATCGAAACATGTTAATTTTAATGCTACTGATGCGACATGGGAGAATAATTCCATGTTAGGTTTCTTATTGGAAGAGGTCTTCTGGCCCATTATTCAAATTTTAGAGTTTCTCATGTAAAGTGTAGAGCTAATAGTTTAGCACACAGTTTAATACTGTATTACTGTTATAGGGTAATCATAGAGGTGATATTTGTATGCTTTTGAGTTTATAAGCACGTCATCTTTAAGCGATCTTAATCGCTAATTTAATGTAATTAAGATCTCCGTAGTTGGTCTTAATAAGGCTCTAAGCCATACGAGGCCTTGTTCTTATACGTGTCAGTCACACGTGCCGGTCTGACGGTCTGTCTCTATCCCTTATATGGTAAAGCTCGATCGCCCACAGGTTCATGATCTACCAAATCCCACACCAACACCTGGCACTACTCCCCATTTTCGTCACTGTAGAAGTTTGAACGGCACGACTCTAAACCTACTACACTACAAGTGACCGCAGCAGATCACTTTCTCCCTAGGGCTCATCCAGGCACTGCTATCCTCACTGTCCATCATAAGTAACCTAGAGATCCTCCAATCACGCCGCGCCACGTCTCCTTGGTCTTCGGGTCGACATCGCGGCGATTTATCACCGACTACATTCCTCACCCAAAACACCGACACGTGTCCCCTGATCCAAAGTGCCTAGCCGGTAATATAGGGCAAAAGCCCCACCTACGCAGCCGGTCACCCCCGTCTGCAATTCCCGCTAGGTATATAAACGGCGTCGTCCTGTTCTTTCTTCCTCCGTttctctctgcaaattttcgctTCCAAAAACTAAAAAGCTTCTTCGTTTTAGCTCTCCCGAGTTCTGAGGTCAGTCGCCGCCTTACATTTTTCTCATTGccccaattttatttttcatttcttcaatttttgtttttcactAACTAAAAAATATTTATCTGCTCCGATcgaactgatttttttttgcttaattTTGGTTTGAAATTTGTTCGTGCTTCTCGATCTTCTTGTGTCCTTGCTCAATTAAGACTTTCCCGAGTGTTAATTTTACTGCGAGTTAA
Protein-coding regions in this window:
- the LOC133716972 gene encoding F-box protein At4g35733-like; protein product: MGRRRFLRLKGVGLEDKECQTSINRGTAGLLIISHLTIASINLLLDFKLMDSSDWAKLQKHPLDLVLERLTSPLDYVRFSAVCMSWNSVADDNLSKRTAPMLLSYTGEEETWNLCDVADDKVLDLQLELPNKRFCGSRGWLITMDENFIVTLINPFSRVNGRRPKENSIINLPALLTRGKRVKQCDFNVFKATISADPISNAKDCIVMIIYEPSCQLAFIRLNKDTTWTYIDSRRRMIEDVLYVGDKFYAVDYKSQLFCIDITTQFDEEEDVILVAEEAFEQDKRYLVKNYLVELSENELLMVKRYMFFGPGQHDFRITLNFELFKLDHDNCEWTKINTLGDVALFIGDSSTISVLASSSLGYLPNCIYFLHDWDRQRIDFGSRGPRDFGVYNIESKKFSRDVTTHAAALMKMSNRTPIWTQWTVL